A single region of the Camelus ferus isolate YT-003-E chromosome 2, BCGSAC_Cfer_1.0, whole genome shotgun sequence genome encodes:
- the ZNF330 gene encoding LOW QUALITY PROTEIN: zinc finger protein 330 (The sequence of the model RefSeq protein was modified relative to this genomic sequence to represent the inferred CDS: deleted 1 base in 1 codon), translated as MPKKKTGARKKAENRREREKQLRALRSTIDLAKHPCNASMECDKCQRRQKNRAFCYFCNSVQKLPICAQCGKTKCMMKSSDCVIKHAGVYSTGLAMVGAICDFCEAWVCHGRKCLSTHACACPLTDAECVECERGVWDHGGRIFSCSFCHNFLCEDDQFEHQASCQVLEAETFKCVSCNRLGQHSCLRCKACFCDDHTRSKVFKQEKGKQPPCPKCGHETQETKDLSMSTRSLKFGRQTGGEEGDGASGYDAYWKNLASEKYGDTSYHDEEEDEDEAEDDEEEEDEGGKDSDAETSDLFTNLNLGRTYASGYAHYEEQEN; from the exons atgccTAAAAAAAAGACTGGTGccaggaagaaggcagagaaCCGCCGGGAACGTGAAAAACAACTGAGAGCATTAAGAAGCACTATCGACTTGGCTAAACACCCATGCAATGCTTCAATG gaATGTGACAAGTGTCagag GCGGCAGAAGAATAGAGCGTTTTGCTATTTTTGTAATTCTGTACAGAAGTTACCAATTTGTGCACAGTGTG GGAAAACAAAGTGCATGATGAAGTCTTCAGACTGTGTCATAAAGCAC GCTGGTGTCTACAGCACTGGCCTTGCAATGGTG GGTGCAATATGTGACTTCTGTGAAGCTTGGGTATGTCATGGTAGGAAATGTCTCAGTACACATGCCTGCGCCTGCCCGCTTACTGATGCTGAGTGTGTGGAATGTGAACGGGGTGTCTGGGACCACG GAGGCAGAATTTTCAGTTGTTCTTTTTGCCATAACTTTCTCTGTGAAGATGATCAGTTTGAACATCAAGCCAGCTGCCAGGTTTTAGAGGCGGaaacatttaaat GTGTTTCATGTAATCGGCTTGGTCAGCATTCCTGTCTCCGTTGTAAG GCTTGTTTCTGTGATGATCATACAAGGAGCAAGGTGTTtaagcaagagaaaggaaaacagcctcCCTGCCCTAAATGTGGACATGAGACTCAGGAAACTAAGGATCTTAGCATGTCAA CACGCTCCCTGAAATTTGGCAGGCAAACTGGAGGTGAAGAGGGAGATGGAGCTTCTGGGTATGACGCCTATTGGAAGAACCTTGCATCTGAGAAGTATGGTGATACCAGCTACCACgatgaggaggaagatgaggatgaAGCAGAGGAcgatgaagaggaagaagatgaagggGGGAAAGATTCAGATGCTGAGACGTCAGATTTGTTTACTAACTTGAATTTAGGAAGGACCTATGCCAGTGGCTATGCTCACTATGAGGAACAAGAGAACTAG